One window of Tolypothrix sp. PCC 7712 genomic DNA carries:
- a CDS encoding pentapeptide repeat-containing protein: MVNKEHYALLNKGVTTWNKWRDRNPDVVPDLSGTNLSGTDLTGTDLTGTDLTEVDLSYANLSGTNFRKAELSNSNLSYANLIKADLWEVDLREVDLSNANLSYANLREADLREVDLSNANLSYANLMYANLSNANLSGAILRLARLIEANLSEANLGGRAILIWAELSNANLSNVNLSNAILSRAILTEANLSNANLSNANLIKAHLDNANLTEANLSNANLSNANLTEANLRAADLSGTDFRRAKLCRTQALKTNFSNAKFTSACLEDWHINSATKLDNIDCHYVYLKSDKQERRPSSGEFAPGEFTKLFQKALETVDLIFTDGIDWKAFLLSFQELQAKYGEENLSVQAIEKKSGGVFVIRLEVPPEANKADIERQAKVLYEQKLILLETKYHTELKAKDEQIEIYRNKSADLLEITKLMANRPIQNIIDVTATAESKSMSEGSKQQFNNNLQGAQFAGGLVNADKVEAGQIGGNINNYTPQQKQNLAEAAAEIQQLLQQLEQTNPTTSTSEKMTVVAKAVDEIEKNPTLKARIIGALKSGGTEALKEAIDHPLVNILMASIEGWQEAE, encoded by the coding sequence ATGGTAAATAAGGAGCATTATGCTCTACTGAACAAAGGTGTGACTACTTGGAATAAGTGGAGAGACAGAAATCCAGATGTTGTTCCTGACCTCAGCGGGACTAACCTCAGCGGGACTGACCTCACCGGGACTGACCTCACCGGGACTGACCTCACCGAGGTTGACCTCAGCTATGCTAACCTCAGTGGGACTAACTTCCGGAAGGCTGAACTCAGCAATTCTAACCTCAGCTATGCTAACCTCATCAAGGCTGACCTTTGGGAGGTTGACCTCAGGGAGGTTGACCTCAGCAATGCTAACCTCAGCTATGCTAACCTCAGGGAGGCTGACCTTAGGGAGGTTGACCTCAGCAATGCTAACCTCAGCTATGCTAACCTCATGTACGCTAACCTCAGCAATGCTAACCTCAGTGGGGCTATCCTCAGACTGGCTAGACTCATAGAGGCTAACCTCAGTGAAGCTAACCTCGGCGGTAGGGCTATCCTGATATGGGCTGAACTCAGCAATGCTAACCTCAGCAATGTTAACCTCAGTAATGCTATCCTCAGCCGGGCTATCCTCACCGAGGCTAACCTCAGCAATGCTAACCTCAGCAATGCTAACCTCATCAAGGCTCACCTCGACAATGCTAACCTCACCGAGGCTAACCTCAGCAATGCTAACCTCAGCAATGCTAACCTCACCGAGGCTAACCTCAGGGCGGCTGACCTCAGCGGGACTGACTTCAGAAGAGCTAAATTGTGTAGAACGCAAGCATTAAAGACAAATTTTTCAAATGCAAAGTTTACATCTGCTTGTTTGGAAGATTGGCATATTAACTCTGCTACAAAGCTAGATAATATTGATTGCCACTATGTCTACTTAAAAAGTGACAAACAAGAACGTCGTCCAAGTAGCGGAGAGTTTGCACCAGGGGAGTTTACCAAACTCTTTCAAAAAGCTTTAGAAACAGTAGACTTAATTTTTACTGATGGCATTGATTGGAAAGCATTTCTTCTCTCCTTTCAAGAACTACAGGCTAAGTATGGTGAAGAAAATTTGTCAGTCCAAGCCATTGAAAAGAAAAGTGGTGGCGTGTTTGTAATTCGGCTAGAAGTTCCACCAGAAGCTAATAAAGCAGATATTGAACGCCAGGCTAAAGTATTATATGAACAAAAGCTAATTTTACTAGAAACAAAGTACCACACTGAATTGAAAGCCAAGGATGAACAGATAGAAATTTACCGAAACAAAAGCGCTGATTTATTAGAAATCACTAAATTAATGGCTAATAGACCTATTCAAAATATTATTGATGTAACAGCTACAGCAGAGAGCAAATCTATGTCAGAAGGTTCAAAACAACAATTTAATAACAACTTGCAAGGCGCTCAATTCGCTGGTGGTCTTGTGAACGCAGATAAAGTGGAAGCAGGACAGATAGGCGGTAACATCAATAACTACACACCACAGCAGAAACAGAATCTTGCTGAAGCTGCCGCCGAAATTCAGCAACTCCTACAGCAATTAGAGCAAACAAACCCCACTACAAGCACATCTGAAAAAATGACGGTTGTTGCAAAAGCTGTTGATGAGATTGAGAAGAACCCTACATTAAAAGCGCGGATAATTGGAGCTTTAAAGTCAGGTGGAACGGAAGCATTAAAAGAAGCTATCGACCATCCTTTAGTTAATATATTGATGGCTTCTATAGAAGGTTGGCAGGAAGCTGAATAA
- a CDS encoding pentapeptide repeat-containing protein, which produces MFTFDKIAPKKVLTAGLSFVKASRTKLLFVLLASLFLYFGVYKYFYVNNLLGFGTDTNKSVTIEEVINPKDGKVIKLKKETEQFQSAKTFWDWLGLAGTLAIPLVLYLFQANAQRRAEERAKVEKLQAEERAKVEQDIAEDNLREQALEAYIDRMAEILINPETRSELLTKESGFDMDNSIRDVARIRTVTILRRLEDDIKRQNRILHFLYDCGILKFLLKNSNFANANLKGFNFNGINLNNAVFSEANLSGAKFSNCQLIGANFINANLDGVDFTNANLFGAIFNGANLHGANFQNARIQNTNFTNADLSNASLIESKTWDEQQFDNNCINVPIEGDDSSSPDLQTQFVVTDFSGANLTNTNLLFTNLRGAKNLTLEQLKKAKNWDDAIYDQELYKELKLPAL; this is translated from the coding sequence ATGTTTACATTTGACAAAATTGCACCCAAAAAAGTTTTAACAGCAGGATTATCATTTGTTAAAGCTTCTCGTACTAAATTATTATTTGTATTATTAGCATCTCTATTTCTTTATTTTGGAGTTTATAAATATTTTTACGTTAATAATTTATTGGGTTTTGGAACAGATACAAATAAATCAGTAACTATCGAAGAAGTTATTAATCCTAAAGATGGTAAAGTTATCAAATTAAAAAAAGAAACTGAACAATTCCAATCTGCTAAAACTTTTTGGGATTGGTTGGGATTAGCAGGTACACTTGCAATTCCTTTGGTGTTATATCTTTTTCAAGCTAACGCACAAAGACGAGCAGAAGAACGAGCTAAAGTTGAAAAACTTCAAGCAGAAGAACGAGCTAAAGTTGAACAAGATATTGCTGAAGACAATTTACGTGAGCAAGCTTTAGAAGCTTATATAGACAGGATGGCAGAAATTTTAATTAATCCAGAAACTCGGTCTGAATTACTTACAAAAGAAAGTGGCTTTGATATGGACAATTCTATTCGTGATGTGGCACGAATAAGAACAGTGACTATCTTGCGAAGATTAGAAGATGATATAAAGCGTCAAAATAGAATTTTGCATTTTCTATATGATTGTGGAATTTTAAAATTTTTACTAAAAAATTCTAATTTTGCTAATGCTAACCTGAAAGGCTTTAACTTTAACGGTATTAATCTAAATAATGCTGTTTTTAGTGAAGCCAACCTTAGTGGCGCGAAGTTTAGTAATTGTCAACTAATTGGGGCTAATTTTATCAATGCTAATCTAGATGGTGTTGATTTTACAAATGCTAACCTTTTTGGTGCTATTTTTAACGGAGCTAATCTTCACGGAGCTAATTTTCAAAATGCCAGGATTCAAAATACAAATTTTACAAATGCTGATTTAAGTAATGCGAGTCTTATAGAATCCAAAACATGGGATGAACAACAATTCGATAATAATTGTATAAATGTACCCATTGAAGGTGATGATTCTTCTTCACCCGATTTGCAGACACAATTTGTTGTAACTGATTTTTCTGGTGCTAATCTTACTAATACCAATCTATTATTTACTAATCTTAGGGGTGCAAAAAATTTAACATTAGAGCAGCTAAAAAAAGCCAAAAATTGGGACGATGCTATATATGATCAGGAATTATATAAGGAACTTAAATTACCTGCTCTATAG